A genomic stretch from Strongyloides ratti genome assembly S_ratti_ED321, chromosome : 1 includes:
- a CDS encoding Protein Smaug yields MESCFLPHNNISSLISNPFDDIINKLPFSDNEFVLAYDYETSASGNSSDNDYGSFNLFRTSSQNSNKISLEFNHKWRELLNSDMNNICDTTYYDRNTNYIKTSKIKSYGDMINLVQELVKTFKLNENTQESEYIMSLLDKIADPPMREMAGWLKDLRLHKYTPFFLSIKYETFLALSDDMLVEVGVTIGARRKILQSVKALKERISNCYQYDKIITENDDLKSVIVFLNDLSLTPMQKYIGYDNESQNEIDGFNKSIECINSENLPGHFCRLLHKLYLLIKKINNKEVEATYDTLDIKCYQMLDSICKRIQTVNAFTINQKNLSKEWQEYFLQFLPTKGENTPPQRKVKKMIKFDSNQNNNCINMSITTLNTSNKQRYCDWKGFGNSYSKDGARYYRKNYNKKNNDISNKSSKPAFIKKSSHILYVNDGINDVEKSPFIDKYNYKNIEEAYKYTANKQKYQNPHTFKPRFTRNTMNGAVSNCRRDQNYVSY; encoded by the exons atggaAAGTTGCTTTTTACCTCATAACAATATATCATCATTAATATCAAATCCATTTGatgatataattaataaacttCCATTTTCGGATAATGAATTTGTACTAGCATATGACTATGAAACTTCTGCATCAGGAAACAGTTCTGATAATGATTATGGATCATTTAATCTATTTCGTACATCATCACAAAATTCAAACAAAATTTCACTAGAATTTAATCATAAGTGGCGGGAATTATTAAATTCTGAtatgaataatatttgtGATACAACCTATTATGATAGAAatacaaattatattaaaacttcaaaaattaaatcataTGGTGATATGATTAATCTTGTTCAAGAGCTTGtcaaaacatttaaattaaatgaaaatactCAGGAGAGTGAATATATAATGAgtttattagataaaattgCTGATCCACCGATGAGAG aaatggCAGGGTGGCTCAAGGACTTACGTTTGCACAAATATACTCcatttttcttatcaatcaaatatgaaacatttttagCACTCTCTGATGACATGTTAGTTGAAGTGGGGGTAACAATTGGAGCACgtagaaaaattttacaatcaGTCAAAGCACTAAAAGAAAGAATATCAAATTGTTATCagtatgataaaattattacagaAAACGATGATTTAAAATCTGTAATAGTTTTTTTGAATGATTTAAGTTTAACACCAATGCAAAAATATATTGGTTATGATAATGAATCACAAAATGAGATTGAtggttttaataaatcaattGAATGTATAAATTCAGAAAATCTTCCAGGTCATTTTTGTCGATTACTtcataaactttatttattaattaaaaaaattaataataaagagGTTGAGGCAACATATGATACACttgatataaaatgttatcaaATGTTAGATTCAATTTGTAAAAGAATTCAAACTGTTAATGCTTTTactataaatcaaaaaaatttatcaaaagagtggcaagaatattttttacaatttctTCCAACAAAAGGTGAAAATACTCCACCACAAAGGAaggttaaaaaaatgatcaaATTTGATtctaatcaaaataataattgtattaatatGTCTATTACAACATTAAATACCTCTAATAAACAAAGATATTGTGACTGGAAAGGATTTGGAAATTCATATTCTAAAGATGGAGCAAgatattatagaaaaaattataataaaaagaataatgatatttctaataaatcatcaaaacctgcttttattaaaaaatcttcaCATATTCTTTATGTGAATGATGGAATAAATGATGTTGAAAAGTCAccttttattgataaatataattataaaaatattgaagagGCTTACAAATACACTGCCAATAAACAGAAATACCAAAATCCACATACTTTCAAGCCAAGGTTCACTCGTAATACTATGAACGGTGCCGTATCAAATTGTCGCAGAGATCAAAATTACGTCTCTTACTAG
- a CDS encoding Reeler domain-containing protein — MVKQIFIITLSYLSLYLNAWPDGMPCSKGQLKSMNPLEAPEHQGGLMLTEPPYEIEVSSRCYWRNTPISVTLKGKDRKTRFKGFAMQSRYFNGPMRGQRAGSFLRLDANGSWQVQCFKHNNSITHSHNEKKSQLTFWWKSNGDEAHAIQFVATVVESVKVFWVESVLSNPIPPCKIEREFGPWEPSPITPPPIPSQFKIETAEIFRTGLMTSNRIPFQRNMKDSRKEDFVSFQTKSTLPRQQPLRTTAAPRQIHEGSVTTNFLINSTPSKGIKISHVTLKQRQNLSQKRGRICIDKADKNRCLAWARFCQQSIAIRQACSRTCRVC, encoded by the exons atggtaaaacaaatttttattataacattatcTTATCTTTCATTATACTTGAATGCCTGGCCTGATGGAATGCCGTGTTCTAAGGGTCAATTAAAATCTATGAATCCATTAGAAGCTCCAGAACATCAGGGTGGTTTGATGTTAACTGAACCACCATATGAAATTGAGGTTTCATCTAGATGTTATTGGCGTAATACACCAATTTCTg taACCTTGAAAGGTAAAGATAGAAAGACACGTTTCAAAGGTTTTGCCATGCAATCAAGATATTTTAATGGACCAATGAGAGGACAAAGAGCAGGCTCTTTCCTAAGACTTGATGCAAATGGTTCATGGCAAGTGCAATGttttaaacataataatTCTATAACACATTCacataatgaaaaaaaatcacAATTAACATTTTGGTGGAAGTCAAATGGTGATGAGGCACATGCAATACAATTTGTTGCAACAGTTGTCGAGTCAGTTAAAGTATTTTGGGTTGAAAGTGTACTTTCAAATCCAATACCACCATGTAAAATAGAAAGAGAATTTGGTCCATGGGAACCTAGTCCTATAACACCACCACCTATTCCAAgtcaatttaaaattgaGACAGCTGAAATATTTAGAACAGGTCTAATGACCTCTAATAGAATACCTTTTCAAAGAAATATGAAAGATTCAAGAAAGGAAGATTTTGTTAGTTTTCAAACAAAAAGTACCCTTCCACGACAACAACCATTAAGAACAACAGCAG CACCACGACAAATACATGAAGGATCTGTAACTactaactttttaattaattcaaCTCCATCAAAAGGTATTAAAATAAGTCATGTAACATTAAAACAAAGACAAAATTTATCACAAAAAAGAGGAAGGATTTGTATTGATAAGGCAGATAAAAATAGATGTCTGGCATGGGCAAGATTCTGTCAACAAAGTATAGCCATTAGACAGGCATGCAGTCGAACATGTAGAGTTtgttga